The following proteins come from a genomic window of Dreissena polymorpha isolate Duluth1 chromosome 1, UMN_Dpol_1.0, whole genome shotgun sequence:
- the LOC127854107 gene encoding uncharacterized protein LOC127854107 isoform X3 produces MPSFLHTGGPRTKKGRKLDNLANAFDMEVVNVENCILQTLAKKVENPDQDNIVMMVQELLKSQDGLLRLDGVLRMVSKAISQCNQNKIILVDLMPNLTWMLRNKNFIKECSLEFTNFQDQYPISFVLNFMITKEKLEAQAAKQTTAEQASKTAQQKNAKKIESPKQSDEADSSRTQKRILLYEESIKHFMEYFETRNKIVSIDVSSGAEDAIWAKLCEFFSKFDCQSRRIVESVIIFGFGERELSEIDMSRYNVTNVKLKDFIKEGSSSPEEIIMELCHCIDDSAPPKRVFAVDLSDTGISKDLPKSKSIKQIQFTEAGDQCKMSRYCSRNISVKGDSMTLQAVASVNNEVCLFTKSVPHDLCKWIAQTLFEGRNKKQRS; encoded by the exons ATGCCAAGCTTCTTACATACCg GTGGACCTCGCACAAAGAAAGGTCGAAAGTTGGATAACCTGGCTAATGCATTTGACATGGAGGTTGTGAATGTGGAGAACTGTATCTTACAAACCCTTGCTAAGAAAGTGGAGAATCCTGACCAAGACAATATTGTGATGATGGTGCAGGAACTTCTTAAG AGTCAGGATGGCTTGCTGCGTCTGGATGGGGTGCTGAGAATGGTATCAAAGGCAATATCCCAGTGCAATCAGAATAAGATCATCCTAGTGGACCTCATGCCAAACTTGACATGGATGCTGCGTAACAAAAACTTCATCAAAGAGTGTTCACTAGAATTTACCAATTTCCAGGACCAG TATCCCATATCCTTTGTGTTGAATTTCATGATTACAAAAGAGAAGTTAGAAGCGCAAGCTGCCAAACAAACAACGGCGGAACAGGCATCAAAGACAGCCCAAcagaaaaatgcaaaaaaaatagaGTCACCTAAACAGTCAGATGAGGCCGACTCATCTAGGACTCAG AAACGAATCCTCCTCTATGAAGAGAGTATAAAGCACTTCATGGAATATTTTGAAACGCGTAACAAGATTGTTTCCATCGACGTCTCTAGTGGTGCTGAGGATGCCATATGGGCCAAGCTGTGTGAATTCTTCTCCAAATTTGACTGCCAGTCAAGAAGAATAGTTGAGTCAGTGATCATATTTGGCTTTG GTGAGAGAGAGCTGTCAGAGATAGACATGTCCAGATACAATGTCACCAACGTGAAATTGAAAGACTTCATCAAGGAAGGGTCCTCATCACCG GAAGAAATCATAATGGAGCTGTGTCACTGTATAGATGACTCTGCACCACCCAAGCGTGTGTTTGCAGTGGACCTCTCGGACACTGGAATTAGCAAGGATCTTCCAAAATCA AAATCCATAAAGCAGATACAGTTCACAGAAGCTGGCGACCAATGTAAAATGAGCCGATACTGCTCCAGGAATATTTCAGTCAAAGGGGATTCTATGACCTTACAAGCGGTTGCTTCAGTAAACAATGAAGTTTGCCTGTTCACGAAATCAGTGCCTCATGACCTGTGTAAGTGGATCGCCCAAACGCTGTTTGAAGGCAGAAACAAGAAGCAAAGATCCTGA
- the LOC127854107 gene encoding uncharacterized protein LOC127854107 isoform X2 yields MRVIFIYCGPRTKKGRKLDNLANAFDMEVVNVENCILQTLAKKVENPDQDNIVMMVQELLKSQDGLLRLDGVLRMVSKAISQCNQNKIILVDLMPNLTWMLRNKNFIKECSLEFTNFQDQYPISFVLNFMITKEKLEAQAAKQTTAEQASKTAQQKNAKKIESPKQSDEADSSRTQKRILLYEESIKHFMEYFETRNKIVSIDVSSGAEDAIWAKLCEFFSKFDCQSRRIVESVIIFGFGERELSEIDMSRYNVTNVKLKDFIKEGSSSPEEIIMELCHCIDDSAPPKRVFAVDLSDTGISKDLPKSKSIKQIQFTEAGDQCKMSRYCSRNISVKGDSMTLQAVASVNNEVCLFTKSVPHDLCKWIAQTLFEGRNKKQRS; encoded by the exons GTGGACCTCGCACAAAGAAAGGTCGAAAGTTGGATAACCTGGCTAATGCATTTGACATGGAGGTTGTGAATGTGGAGAACTGTATCTTACAAACCCTTGCTAAGAAAGTGGAGAATCCTGACCAAGACAATATTGTGATGATGGTGCAGGAACTTCTTAAG AGTCAGGATGGCTTGCTGCGTCTGGATGGGGTGCTGAGAATGGTATCAAAGGCAATATCCCAGTGCAATCAGAATAAGATCATCCTAGTGGACCTCATGCCAAACTTGACATGGATGCTGCGTAACAAAAACTTCATCAAAGAGTGTTCACTAGAATTTACCAATTTCCAGGACCAG TATCCCATATCCTTTGTGTTGAATTTCATGATTACAAAAGAGAAGTTAGAAGCGCAAGCTGCCAAACAAACAACGGCGGAACAGGCATCAAAGACAGCCCAAcagaaaaatgcaaaaaaaatagaGTCACCTAAACAGTCAGATGAGGCCGACTCATCTAGGACTCAG AAACGAATCCTCCTCTATGAAGAGAGTATAAAGCACTTCATGGAATATTTTGAAACGCGTAACAAGATTGTTTCCATCGACGTCTCTAGTGGTGCTGAGGATGCCATATGGGCCAAGCTGTGTGAATTCTTCTCCAAATTTGACTGCCAGTCAAGAAGAATAGTTGAGTCAGTGATCATATTTGGCTTTG GTGAGAGAGAGCTGTCAGAGATAGACATGTCCAGATACAATGTCACCAACGTGAAATTGAAAGACTTCATCAAGGAAGGGTCCTCATCACCG GAAGAAATCATAATGGAGCTGTGTCACTGTATAGATGACTCTGCACCACCCAAGCGTGTGTTTGCAGTGGACCTCTCGGACACTGGAATTAGCAAGGATCTTCCAAAATCA AAATCCATAAAGCAGATACAGTTCACAGAAGCTGGCGACCAATGTAAAATGAGCCGATACTGCTCCAGGAATATTTCAGTCAAAGGGGATTCTATGACCTTACAAGCGGTTGCTTCAGTAAACAATGAAGTTTGCCTGTTCACGAAATCAGTGCCTCATGACCTGTGTAAGTGGATCGCCCAAACGCTGTTTGAAGGCAGAAACAAGAAGCAAAGATCCTGA
- the LOC127854107 gene encoding uncharacterized protein LOC127854107 isoform X4: protein MPLDDGGPRTKKGRKLDNLANAFDMEVVNVENCILQTLAKKVENPDQDNIVMMVQELLKSQDGLLRLDGVLRMVSKAISQCNQNKIILVDLMPNLTWMLRNKNFIKECSLEFTNFQDQYPISFVLNFMITKEKLEAQAAKQTTAEQASKTAQQKNAKKIESPKQSDEADSSRTQKRILLYEESIKHFMEYFETRNKIVSIDVSSGAEDAIWAKLCEFFSKFDCQSRRIVESVIIFGFGERELSEIDMSRYNVTNVKLKDFIKEGSSSPEEIIMELCHCIDDSAPPKRVFAVDLSDTGISKDLPKSKSIKQIQFTEAGDQCKMSRYCSRNISVKGDSMTLQAVASVNNEVCLFTKSVPHDLCKWIAQTLFEGRNKKQRS from the exons GTGGACCTCGCACAAAGAAAGGTCGAAAGTTGGATAACCTGGCTAATGCATTTGACATGGAGGTTGTGAATGTGGAGAACTGTATCTTACAAACCCTTGCTAAGAAAGTGGAGAATCCTGACCAAGACAATATTGTGATGATGGTGCAGGAACTTCTTAAG AGTCAGGATGGCTTGCTGCGTCTGGATGGGGTGCTGAGAATGGTATCAAAGGCAATATCCCAGTGCAATCAGAATAAGATCATCCTAGTGGACCTCATGCCAAACTTGACATGGATGCTGCGTAACAAAAACTTCATCAAAGAGTGTTCACTAGAATTTACCAATTTCCAGGACCAG TATCCCATATCCTTTGTGTTGAATTTCATGATTACAAAAGAGAAGTTAGAAGCGCAAGCTGCCAAACAAACAACGGCGGAACAGGCATCAAAGACAGCCCAAcagaaaaatgcaaaaaaaatagaGTCACCTAAACAGTCAGATGAGGCCGACTCATCTAGGACTCAG AAACGAATCCTCCTCTATGAAGAGAGTATAAAGCACTTCATGGAATATTTTGAAACGCGTAACAAGATTGTTTCCATCGACGTCTCTAGTGGTGCTGAGGATGCCATATGGGCCAAGCTGTGTGAATTCTTCTCCAAATTTGACTGCCAGTCAAGAAGAATAGTTGAGTCAGTGATCATATTTGGCTTTG GTGAGAGAGAGCTGTCAGAGATAGACATGTCCAGATACAATGTCACCAACGTGAAATTGAAAGACTTCATCAAGGAAGGGTCCTCATCACCG GAAGAAATCATAATGGAGCTGTGTCACTGTATAGATGACTCTGCACCACCCAAGCGTGTGTTTGCAGTGGACCTCTCGGACACTGGAATTAGCAAGGATCTTCCAAAATCA AAATCCATAAAGCAGATACAGTTCACAGAAGCTGGCGACCAATGTAAAATGAGCCGATACTGCTCCAGGAATATTTCAGTCAAAGGGGATTCTATGACCTTACAAGCGGTTGCTTCAGTAAACAATGAAGTTTGCCTGTTCACGAAATCAGTGCCTCATGACCTGTGTAAGTGGATCGCCCAAACGCTGTTTGAAGGCAGAAACAAGAAGCAAAGATCCTGA
- the LOC127854107 gene encoding uncharacterized protein LOC127854107 isoform X5: protein MEVVNVENCILQTLAKKVENPDQDNIVMMVQELLKSQDGLLRLDGVLRMVSKAISQCNQNKIILVDLMPNLTWMLRNKNFIKECSLEFTNFQDQYPISFVLNFMITKEKLEAQAAKQTTAEQASKTAQQKNAKKIESPKQSDEADSSRTQKRILLYEESIKHFMEYFETRNKIVSIDVSSGAEDAIWAKLCEFFSKFDCQSRRIVESVIIFGFGERELSEIDMSRYNVTNVKLKDFIKEGSSSPEEIIMELCHCIDDSAPPKRVFAVDLSDTGISKDLPKSKSIKQIQFTEAGDQCKMSRYCSRNISVKGDSMTLQAVASVNNEVCLFTKSVPHDLCKWIAQTLFEGRNKKQRS, encoded by the exons ATGGAGGTTGTGAATGTGGAGAACTGTATCTTACAAACCCTTGCTAAGAAAGTGGAGAATCCTGACCAAGACAATATTGTGATGATGGTGCAGGAACTTCTTAAG AGTCAGGATGGCTTGCTGCGTCTGGATGGGGTGCTGAGAATGGTATCAAAGGCAATATCCCAGTGCAATCAGAATAAGATCATCCTAGTGGACCTCATGCCAAACTTGACATGGATGCTGCGTAACAAAAACTTCATCAAAGAGTGTTCACTAGAATTTACCAATTTCCAGGACCAG TATCCCATATCCTTTGTGTTGAATTTCATGATTACAAAAGAGAAGTTAGAAGCGCAAGCTGCCAAACAAACAACGGCGGAACAGGCATCAAAGACAGCCCAAcagaaaaatgcaaaaaaaatagaGTCACCTAAACAGTCAGATGAGGCCGACTCATCTAGGACTCAG AAACGAATCCTCCTCTATGAAGAGAGTATAAAGCACTTCATGGAATATTTTGAAACGCGTAACAAGATTGTTTCCATCGACGTCTCTAGTGGTGCTGAGGATGCCATATGGGCCAAGCTGTGTGAATTCTTCTCCAAATTTGACTGCCAGTCAAGAAGAATAGTTGAGTCAGTGATCATATTTGGCTTTG GTGAGAGAGAGCTGTCAGAGATAGACATGTCCAGATACAATGTCACCAACGTGAAATTGAAAGACTTCATCAAGGAAGGGTCCTCATCACCG GAAGAAATCATAATGGAGCTGTGTCACTGTATAGATGACTCTGCACCACCCAAGCGTGTGTTTGCAGTGGACCTCTCGGACACTGGAATTAGCAAGGATCTTCCAAAATCA AAATCCATAAAGCAGATACAGTTCACAGAAGCTGGCGACCAATGTAAAATGAGCCGATACTGCTCCAGGAATATTTCAGTCAAAGGGGATTCTATGACCTTACAAGCGGTTGCTTCAGTAAACAATGAAGTTTGCCTGTTCACGAAATCAGTGCCTCATGACCTGTGTAAGTGGATCGCCCAAACGCTGTTTGAAGGCAGAAACAAGAAGCAAAGATCCTGA